One region of Deltaproteobacteria bacterium genomic DNA includes:
- a CDS encoding PAS domain S-box protein, translating to MKDKKRTKEDLIEEISSLRGRVAELEKLEATWKQEQMDLNERMGHYFALVDQPTDAIFVIFDRKFEFVNRRFEELFSITAEEVCSPDFNTITLIAPESRNYVIEQIQKGSRGAFSSQQFELAALTKDGRKIECETTLLFIPYKWGIAVHGILRNITMRKRIDEELQRERKDLQLVLNSIPTSIFYVDKNHRFIQVNEAFAKSLGRPIESILGKTISELFPNLPAHQVAHYHEDNNCVMALDQSKRGIIEMYPSARGHRWIQTDKMPYRSDDGSIIGVISLSIDISEFRETEEKLWYLSFHDVLTGLYNRAYFEEEMVRHERGRLFPVSIVVITVDNLISVNVSHGVEAGNELLKRTAQALKVFRTEDVVSRIGGNKFAAILPLSDEKIGETAIARLRDAITMQSKEYRGPLPVMSFGVATGQKGCSLSDILKQAEKRM from the coding sequence ATGAAAGATAAAAAAAGAACAAAAGAAGACCTCATTGAAGAAATATCCTCCCTGCGTGGACGGGTGGCTGAACTGGAAAAGTTGGAAGCCACCTGGAAGCAGGAACAAATGGATCTCAATGAAAGAATGGGGCACTACTTTGCGCTCGTAGACCAGCCGACTGATGCCATTTTCGTTATTTTTGACAGAAAGTTCGAGTTTGTCAACCGGCGTTTTGAGGAACTTTTTAGTATAACAGCGGAAGAAGTATGCAGCCCCGACTTTAACACGATAACCCTCATAGCACCCGAGAGCCGTAATTATGTAATTGAACAAATACAGAAAGGATCCCGCGGAGCATTCTCGTCCCAACAATTTGAATTAGCGGCACTGACAAAAGATGGCAGGAAAATAGAATGTGAAACGACCCTCCTGTTTATACCGTATAAATGGGGAATTGCCGTTCATGGAATCCTTCGCAATATAACCATGCGCAAGCGAATCGATGAAGAACTTCAGAGGGAGCGAAAAGATTTACAACTCGTTCTAAACTCTATTCCTACGAGTATTTTCTACGTAGATAAAAATCATCGATTTATCCAGGTCAATGAAGCGTTTGCTAAATCCCTGGGTCGACCGATTGAATCAATTCTCGGGAAGACGATTTCAGAACTCTTCCCCAACCTTCCCGCGCATCAGGTAGCCCACTACCATGAAGACAACAACTGCGTCATGGCGTTAGACCAATCAAAAAGAGGTATTATAGAGATGTACCCATCCGCGCGAGGGCACCGATGGATACAGACCGACAAAATGCCCTATCGTAGTGACGACGGCTCCATTATAGGCGTGATCAGTTTATCTATCGACATCAGCGAGTTCAGAGAAACAGAAGAGAAGCTCTGGTACCTCAGTTTTCATGATGTGCTTACCGGTCTATACAACCGTGCCTATTTTGAAGAGGAAATGGTCAGACATGAGCGCGGCAGACTGTTTCCGGTCAGTATCGTTGTTATTACCGTGGACAACCTTATATCAGTCAATGTCAGCCATGGAGTTGAAGCGGGAAATGAGCTTTTGAAACGTACTGCTCAGGCGCTTAAGGTCTTTCGCACCGAAGACGTCGTTTCACGAATCGGGGGAAATAAATTTGCCGCCATATTGCCGCTATCGGATGAAAAAATCGGCGAAACAGCGATAGCCCGTCTCAGAGATGCCATCACAATGCAGTCTAAAGAGTACCGTGGCCCTCTGCCCGTCATGTCCTTCGGGGTAGCTACCGGTCAAAAAGGATGCTCTTTGTCCGATATTCTCAAACAGGCTGAAAAACGTATGTAA
- a CDS encoding lytic transglycosylase domain-containing protein yields MTVPIRNNIDVLTSTSRDILEYKLKMQGQAGGKDAVTFDTILKDAMSSAPTLDKEQINMLLFMMKMQMNERLFRVVTDDKKGGDLHRPFYGLINKNIAGPLPEPSASKLQHQPQKNDNIPPNGDIDAIISQAADRFNLDPDLIRGVIKAESNFKIHSTSSKGAMGLMQLMPATAKDLGVKDPYDPYENVMGGTRYLKGLLDRYDGNVDRALAAYNWGMGNVERYPDRLPRETRMYISRIKQYFFEAKA; encoded by the coding sequence ATGACTGTTCCCATAAGAAATAACATTGACGTTCTTACATCAACTTCCAGGGACATTCTGGAATACAAATTGAAAATGCAAGGTCAAGCAGGTGGTAAGGATGCCGTTACGTTTGACACTATTTTGAAAGATGCCATGTCTTCCGCGCCGACACTGGATAAAGAGCAAATTAACATGCTCCTGTTCATGATGAAAATGCAGATGAATGAGCGGTTATTTCGTGTTGTCACGGATGATAAAAAGGGTGGTGATCTTCATAGACCATTCTATGGACTGATAAACAAGAATATTGCCGGTCCTCTGCCGGAACCGTCAGCGTCAAAATTACAGCACCAGCCTCAAAAAAATGACAATATTCCACCCAATGGCGATATCGATGCGATTATAAGTCAAGCCGCGGATAGATTCAATCTCGATCCTGATTTGATACGAGGAGTTATAAAGGCTGAAAGTAATTTTAAAATTCACAGCACATCCTCCAAAGGGGCTATGGGTCTTATGCAACTCATGCCGGCCACTGCCAAAGATCTTGGTGTTAAAGATCCTTATGACCCTTATGAAAACGTTATGGGAGGGACGCGCTATTTGAAAGGACTCCTGGATCGATATGATGGTAATGTTGATCGTGCGCTTGCTGCATATAACTGGGGGATGGGCAATGTGGAGAGGTACCCGGACAGGTTACCCCGGGAAACCAGAATGTATATTTCGCGGATCAAACAGTATTTCTTTGAAGCAAAGGCTTAG
- the trmFO gene encoding methylenetetrahydrofolate--tRNA-(uracil(54)-C(5))-methyltransferase (FADH(2)-oxidizing) TrmFO, translating to MTPDKPIIVIGGGLAGCEAAWQLLRKGHPVTLYEMKPTVFSPAHTSPHLAELVCSNSLRSNMPENAVGLLKEEMRIMNSLIIEAADRTAVPAGKALAVDRTLFSLTIEEILLSHKRLKVVREEVREIPRDAIVIIATGPLTSDALATEVAALTGSNYLSFYDAISPIIEGDSIDYTKIFRASRYDNSGEGDYLNCPMDRDEYERFWQALIEGEEVPLKPFEELKFFSGCLPIEILAGSGKQTLTFGPMKPVGLIDPKTGIQPYAVVQLRQEDRNGILFNMVGFQTKLTWPEQRRILRMIPGLESAEFARYGSIHRNTFINSPALLRQSLQIRSNDNIFFAGQITGAEGYVESSAIGLIAGLSAFCYLSGKGMTPPPVTTALGALLRYILHADQRTFQPMNITFGLFPALPEKVPKKDRGRFFAQRSLEALAGWKGEMGF from the coding sequence ATGACTCCTGATAAACCCATCATTGTAATAGGCGGCGGCCTTGCCGGCTGTGAGGCAGCATGGCAGTTATTGAGAAAGGGCCACCCGGTTACCCTCTATGAAATGAAACCCACTGTGTTTTCCCCTGCCCATACATCACCCCATCTGGCGGAGCTGGTATGCAGTAATTCACTTCGCTCCAATATGCCGGAAAACGCTGTGGGTCTCCTCAAGGAAGAGATGCGCATCATGAACTCTCTCATCATAGAGGCGGCAGATAGAACTGCCGTTCCCGCAGGCAAGGCGTTAGCCGTAGACAGGACACTTTTTTCACTCACCATCGAAGAAATACTCCTCTCCCATAAACGGCTGAAGGTCGTAAGGGAAGAAGTGCGGGAAATCCCTCGTGATGCTATAGTCATTATTGCCACCGGTCCCCTAACGTCCGATGCTCTGGCGACTGAAGTTGCCGCTTTGACGGGCAGTAATTACCTCTCCTTCTATGATGCTATTTCGCCGATCATTGAAGGAGATTCTATCGATTATACAAAGATTTTCAGGGCATCAAGATATGACAACAGTGGTGAAGGTGATTATCTAAACTGTCCCATGGATAGAGATGAATATGAAAGATTCTGGCAGGCACTGATAGAGGGTGAAGAGGTTCCTCTGAAACCTTTTGAAGAACTGAAATTCTTCAGCGGTTGCCTTCCTATTGAGATTCTTGCCGGAAGCGGAAAACAAACGCTCACCTTCGGACCGATGAAACCGGTAGGATTAATAGACCCGAAAACAGGAATACAACCATACGCTGTGGTGCAACTACGGCAGGAGGACCGGAATGGAATACTCTTTAATATGGTGGGATTTCAGACGAAACTGACATGGCCCGAGCAGCGTCGTATATTAAGAATGATTCCGGGTCTGGAAAGCGCGGAGTTCGCGAGATACGGGAGCATACATCGCAACACATTTATCAACTCCCCTGCCCTCCTCAGGCAATCACTTCAAATACGATCGAATGACAACATTTTTTTCGCCGGTCAGATTACGGGTGCAGAGGGATACGTCGAATCCTCAGCAATTGGTCTTATTGCGGGTTTGAGTGCTTTTTGTTACCTGTCAGGAAAAGGAATGACGCCGCCACCCGTAACGACAGCCCTGGGCGCCCTCCTACGCTATATACTTCATGCCGATCAAAGGACTTTTCAGCCGATGAATATCACTTTCGGACTTTTCCCTGCTCTTCCAGAAAAAGTCCCGAAAAAAGACAGGGGACGCTTTTTTGCGCAACGCTCCCTTGAAGCACTCGCAGGATGGAAAGGAGAAATGGGATTCTGA
- the topA gene encoding type I DNA topoisomerase, with product MPDSLIIVESPTKVKTIKKYLGPNFEVCASMGHIKDLPKSKLGIDPDKQFEATYNVIESKKKVVAHLKKAAKSAEHIYLAPDPDREGEAIAWHIAEEIRTKDKHIYRVLFNDLTEKTILEAMGNPRELDLNKFDAQQTRRILDRLVGYKISPILWEKVRRGLSAGRVQSVAVRLICDREEEIRKFAPEEYWHITAHLEGANPPPFDARLIKIDGKKANISNELQSSEILELLKQAPFTVAKLEKKEIKRSPLPPFTTSKLQQEASRWLRFPAKKTMSVAQKLYEGIELGAEGSVGLITYMRTDSVRIAEEALKEIRNYIRDNYDPAFLPAKVRTYKNTASAQDAHEAIRPSSIAYKPQDIKQYLSSDQFRLYQLIWNRFVASQMNPAVYDQTTIDSEAGKYLFRAQGSVMKFPGFTIVYTEGKENGEGEGEFAKILPEVSVGETLKLLSLKPEQKFTQPPPRFSEASLVRELEEKGIGRPSTYATILSTIQDREYVRLDKGRFIPTDLGTLVTELLVKNFPKILDVEFTASLENKLDMIEEGKINKLDALDDFYASFTDELNNAKLHMKNIKGEETPTDIICDKCNSPMVIKWGRNGKFIACSNYPSCKNTMNIPQSGHEEASRPETLQKDVFCTQCGKNMAIKQGRFGKFLGCSGYPECKNTMAISLGIPCPEKECTGALCEKRTKKGKVFFSCSNYPSCTFAIWDRPVPESCPQCGAPFLVEKHSSRGDNYKACRTKDCRYKATL from the coding sequence ATGCCAGATTCCCTCATCATCGTTGAATCGCCAACAAAGGTGAAAACCATCAAGAAATATCTTGGTCCTAATTTTGAAGTCTGTGCTTCGATGGGACACATTAAGGACCTCCCCAAAAGCAAACTGGGAATAGATCCGGACAAGCAGTTTGAGGCAACATACAACGTCATTGAATCCAAAAAAAAGGTTGTCGCGCATCTGAAAAAGGCGGCAAAAAGTGCCGAACACATCTATCTTGCACCTGACCCCGACAGGGAAGGCGAAGCAATTGCATGGCATATTGCTGAAGAAATACGTACGAAAGATAAACACATCTATCGGGTTCTCTTTAATGACCTTACAGAAAAAACCATTCTGGAAGCAATGGGCAATCCCCGGGAACTCGACCTCAATAAATTCGATGCTCAACAAACGCGGCGCATCCTCGACCGGCTTGTGGGATATAAGATAAGCCCGATCCTGTGGGAAAAAGTAAGAAGGGGGTTAAGCGCCGGACGTGTGCAGTCTGTTGCGGTGAGGTTAATTTGCGACAGGGAGGAGGAAATCCGGAAGTTTGCACCCGAAGAGTACTGGCATATTACCGCCCATCTGGAGGGAGCAAATCCCCCTCCCTTTGATGCACGCCTTATTAAAATTGACGGGAAAAAGGCTAATATCAGTAATGAATTACAATCGTCCGAAATATTAGAGCTTTTAAAGCAAGCCCCCTTTACCGTCGCGAAACTGGAAAAAAAGGAGATAAAAAGATCTCCCCTGCCGCCATTTACAACGAGCAAACTACAACAGGAAGCCTCACGATGGCTGCGTTTCCCTGCAAAGAAAACCATGAGCGTTGCGCAAAAGCTCTATGAAGGAATAGAATTGGGGGCGGAAGGCTCCGTAGGGCTGATCACGTATATGAGAACCGATTCTGTCCGCATCGCCGAGGAAGCTTTAAAAGAAATAAGAAACTACATAAGAGATAATTACGATCCCGCATTCCTTCCGGCAAAGGTTCGAACCTATAAAAATACCGCATCAGCCCAGGATGCCCACGAAGCAATTCGGCCATCGTCCATAGCCTATAAACCACAAGATATAAAGCAATATCTCAGTAGTGACCAGTTTCGACTCTACCAGCTCATATGGAACCGGTTCGTGGCAAGCCAGATGAACCCGGCTGTCTACGACCAGACGACAATCGATAGTGAAGCCGGAAAATACCTCTTCCGCGCACAGGGATCAGTTATGAAATTCCCCGGATTTACGATTGTCTACACGGAAGGCAAGGAAAACGGAGAAGGTGAAGGTGAATTCGCAAAGATTCTTCCCGAAGTTTCGGTGGGTGAAACCCTGAAACTTCTCTCCCTGAAACCGGAGCAGAAATTCACACAGCCGCCGCCGCGATTTTCGGAAGCATCACTGGTCAGGGAACTTGAAGAAAAAGGTATCGGCAGGCCGAGCACTTACGCGACTATTTTGAGCACGATTCAGGATAGAGAATATGTCCGTCTGGATAAAGGAAGATTTATCCCGACGGATTTAGGGACGCTGGTGACAGAGTTGCTGGTGAAAAATTTCCCTAAAATACTGGATGTTGAATTTACGGCATCTCTGGAAAATAAGTTAGACATGATTGAGGAAGGAAAAATAAATAAACTTGATGCATTAGATGATTTCTATGCGTCCTTTACCGATGAACTTAACAATGCCAAGCTCCATATGAAAAATATCAAGGGTGAAGAAACCCCTACTGACATTATATGCGACAAATGCAACAGTCCTATGGTTATAAAATGGGGAAGAAACGGCAAGTTTATCGCCTGCTCCAACTACCCTTCCTGTAAAAACACTATGAACATCCCTCAAAGTGGTCATGAAGAAGCAAGCCGGCCTGAGACCCTGCAAAAAGATGTATTTTGCACCCAATGCGGTAAAAATATGGCCATTAAACAGGGAAGATTTGGAAAATTTTTAGGATGTTCCGGATACCCCGAATGCAAAAATACCATGGCAATCAGCCTTGGGATACCTTGTCCGGAAAAAGAATGTACCGGGGCACTCTGTGAAAAAAGGACAAAAAAAGGGAAAGTATTTTTCAGTTGCTCCAACTATCCTTCATGTACATTTGCCATATGGGACAGACCTGTGCCGGAGTCATGCCCCCAGTGCGGTGCGCCGTTTCTTGTTGAAAAGCACTCCTCGCGAGGGGACAATTATAAAGCCTGCCGCACCAAGGATTGTCGTTATAAAGCCACTCTATAA
- the dprA gene encoding DNA-processing protein DprA yields the protein MNQNNEKHWIALKSVEGVGNVGFKNLIDAFGNPGNVFNASFHALMVVPGIGRKTAGNIKEFNAWQKSEEEIELIKKHDAHIITYQDPHYPKYLLNIYDYPVLLYVKGLLKEDDINIAVVGSRLASTYGKFSTERLCRELVLNGITVVSGLARGIDSAAHRGALTGGGRTIAVLGCGLDIVYPSENENIYREIIAHGAVITEYPFGTPPNAPNFPARNRIISGISLGVVVVEANEKSGSLITARMAMEQGREVFAVPGSIDSAGSRGTHKLIKEGAKLIENVYDILDEILPQVDIVSKEHSTKAHILKRNSREEKKTQEQPFIEKLTETENSIVNVISSKAENVDGIIAATGLKSPDVLNILLTLELRGIIKQLPGKKFIRKE from the coding sequence ATGAATCAAAATAACGAGAAACACTGGATAGCATTGAAGTCTGTCGAAGGCGTGGGAAATGTCGGTTTTAAAAACTTGATTGACGCTTTCGGTAATCCGGGAAATGTATTCAATGCATCTTTTCATGCCCTTATGGTCGTTCCGGGAATCGGTCGTAAAACAGCCGGAAACATTAAGGAGTTTAATGCATGGCAAAAAAGTGAAGAAGAGATTGAGTTAATAAAAAAGCATGATGCTCACATCATCACGTATCAAGATCCTCACTATCCAAAATACCTCTTAAACATCTATGATTATCCTGTTCTTCTCTACGTTAAGGGACTTTTGAAGGAAGATGATATTAATATTGCTGTTGTCGGTTCCCGGCTGGCGAGCACATATGGCAAATTTTCAACAGAAAGGCTCTGCCGTGAGCTTGTTTTGAATGGCATAACAGTGGTAAGCGGCCTGGCCAGAGGAATCGACTCTGCCGCCCATAGGGGCGCCCTCACCGGCGGGGGGCGAACTATTGCTGTTTTAGGATGCGGCCTTGATATTGTTTATCCTTCCGAAAACGAAAATATCTATAGGGAAATCATTGCTCATGGCGCCGTCATTACTGAATACCCTTTTGGCACACCTCCGAACGCACCAAATTTCCCCGCGAGAAACAGAATTATCAGTGGTATCTCCCTGGGTGTAGTCGTGGTTGAAGCGAATGAAAAGAGCGGATCTCTTATTACAGCCAGAATGGCCATGGAACAGGGACGTGAAGTATTTGCCGTGCCGGGCAGCATTGATTCAGCCGGATCACGTGGGACACATAAATTGATCAAGGAAGGTGCAAAACTCATAGAAAATGTCTATGATATTCTGGATGAGATCCTTCCCCAGGTGGACATTGTATCTAAAGAGCATTCCACAAAAGCTCACATATTAAAACGGAACAGCCGCGAAGAGAAAAAAACGCAGGAACAGCCATTCATTGAAAAATTGACCGAAACAGAAAATTCTATAGTAAACGTCATATCTTCAAAAGCAGAAAATGTTGACGGTATAATCGCCGCTACGGGGTTAAAATCCCCCGATGTGTTAAATATTCTGTTGACTCTGGAGCTGAGAGGGATTATCAAGCAGCTCCCGGGAAAAAAGTTTATACGTAAGGAGTAA
- a CDS encoding ASKHA domain-containing protein encodes MPSVTFQPLGITLEVQAKTTLLDVARRAGVEIDAPCGGKGTCGNCAVRIISGRVDCESLGILTQSEIDQGFVLTCRTSIQDTDVIIEVPDQAGRFGGQFSDDDGMELIDPALLPTPEDCRPLTEKINIYVPPPQKADGLSDLDRLIRTLQQRLGKEEIIIPFAVIRQVADALRVAGGNVTVTVANGMPSRQMSTSEYFSGKIRRYRVTAIEANDGTGRHYGIAIDVGTTTVAVQLVDLSNMKILSTCTDYNGQLACGLDIISRIDYARRPDRREELRSRVLKTINRLIRQSACHNQVEPLEIACAVISGNTTMTHLLLGLNPEYIRLDPYTPTLLDVPFFTASEIGIDIHDPAPVMISPAVGSYVGGDITAGILCTDLCNKSKDVHLFMDIGTNGEVVLGNREFLLACACSAGPAFEGGGIKCGMRAAAGAIEKVEVDPATGLSIFRTIGQVRPRGICGSGMISLLAQLLQTGWIDAAGKLNRSKSSESIQIAGRRASYTLVSANESATGQAITVNEQDIENIIRAKAALYAACALMLTQVGMEFHNLRKVYIAGGFGRFLDMDAAITIGLLPDLPRDRFHFIGNSSLAGSHMAMVSHKHRERQREQARRMTYLELITDPAYMNQYTAALFLPHTDPSCFHQKYID; translated from the coding sequence ATGCCTTCTGTAACTTTTCAACCATTGGGGATCACTCTCGAGGTTCAAGCGAAGACAACGCTGCTGGACGTGGCGCGGCGGGCCGGTGTAGAGATCGACGCCCCCTGCGGCGGCAAGGGGACCTGCGGTAACTGCGCCGTCCGCATCATCTCCGGCCGGGTTGACTGTGAAAGCCTCGGCATTTTGACTCAGTCGGAAATAGATCAGGGCTTTGTACTGACCTGCCGAACATCTATCCAGGATACCGATGTTATCATTGAGGTGCCCGATCAGGCCGGACGTTTCGGCGGCCAGTTCAGTGACGACGACGGGATGGAGCTTATCGATCCGGCCTTACTGCCGACTCCGGAGGACTGCCGCCCGTTGACCGAAAAAATAAACATTTATGTGCCGCCCCCGCAAAAAGCCGATGGTCTGTCAGACCTGGACCGTCTCATACGCACACTGCAACAGCGGCTTGGTAAAGAAGAGATCATTATTCCGTTTGCTGTCATCCGTCAGGTAGCCGATGCCTTACGGGTCGCCGGAGGGAATGTAACCGTCACGGTTGCCAATGGAATGCCATCCAGACAAATGTCCACCTCAGAATATTTTTCCGGAAAAATCAGAAGATACCGGGTCACGGCCATTGAAGCAAACGACGGGACTGGCAGGCACTACGGGATCGCCATTGATGTGGGCACAACTACCGTGGCAGTGCAACTGGTTGATCTGTCCAATATGAAGATTCTTTCCACCTGTACCGATTACAACGGCCAACTCGCCTGCGGACTCGATATCATCAGCCGTATTGACTATGCCCGCCGGCCGGACCGTCGTGAGGAACTCCGTAGTCGCGTCCTCAAGACAATCAACCGTCTCATTCGCCAGTCGGCATGCCACAACCAAGTGGAACCCCTTGAAATTGCATGCGCCGTCATTTCGGGCAATACCACGATGACCCATCTGCTGCTGGGCCTGAATCCCGAATACATCCGGCTCGATCCGTATACACCGACGCTCCTCGACGTGCCTTTCTTCACTGCGTCTGAGATCGGCATTGATATCCATGATCCGGCGCCTGTTATGATTTCGCCGGCAGTGGGAAGCTATGTGGGCGGGGATATCACCGCAGGTATCCTCTGCACTGATCTATGCAACAAAAGCAAAGATGTTCATCTCTTTATGGATATCGGCACCAACGGCGAAGTAGTTTTAGGCAACCGGGAATTTCTTCTGGCCTGTGCCTGCTCTGCCGGACCGGCCTTTGAAGGCGGTGGGATCAAGTGCGGTATGAGAGCCGCTGCCGGAGCTATCGAAAAAGTGGAAGTTGATCCGGCAACTGGCCTGTCGATCTTCCGAACTATCGGCCAGGTCAGGCCTCGCGGAATCTGCGGCTCCGGAATGATTTCGCTGCTGGCTCAACTGTTGCAAACGGGCTGGATCGATGCCGCCGGAAAATTGAACCGTTCAAAATCATCGGAGTCAATTCAGATCGCCGGTCGTCGTGCCTCCTATACCTTAGTCTCCGCAAATGAAAGCGCCACCGGACAAGCGATCACTGTTAATGAACAGGATATTGAAAACATCATCCGCGCCAAAGCGGCGCTCTATGCCGCTTGTGCACTCATGCTGACACAGGTAGGAATGGAATTTCACAATCTCAGGAAGGTCTATATCGCCGGCGGGTTTGGCAGATTTCTGGACATGGATGCAGCCATAACGATCGGCCTCCTTCCGGATCTGCCACGGGACCGGTTTCATTTTATCGGTAATTCTTCTCTCGCAGGGAGCCATATGGCCATGGTATCACACAAACACCGGGAAAGACAGCGTGAGCAAGCCCGGCGGATGACCTATCTGGAACTCATAACGGATCCCGCCTATATGAATCAGTACACCGCGGCCCTGTTTCTCCCCCATACCGATCCGTCCTGCTTTCACCAAAAATATATCGATTGA
- a CDS encoding four helix bundle protein: MKNAKSSMEDNCSIKRDLSERFLQFSVDGIKLFGQMKISYAEAHIAKQLTRSVTSCGANYEEACGAESRADFVHKLQIVLKELKETQYWLKLLCKAELGEKIKIESFSCECNELSKIIGKSIITAKRMQNAKCKIILSS, encoded by the coding sequence ATGAAAAATGCAAAATCAAGTATGGAAGATAATTGTTCGATAAAACGTGACCTCTCGGAGAGATTTCTTCAATTTTCCGTTGATGGTATTAAACTTTTCGGGCAAATGAAGATATCGTATGCAGAGGCCCATATCGCGAAGCAACTAACGCGCTCTGTAACCTCATGCGGCGCTAATTATGAAGAGGCCTGCGGTGCAGAAAGTAGAGCGGACTTTGTTCATAAGCTTCAGATCGTACTGAAAGAATTGAAAGAAACTCAATATTGGTTAAAGTTGCTTTGCAAGGCAGAATTAGGTGAAAAAATAAAAATTGAAAGTTTTTCATGTGAATGTAATGAGTTATCAAAAATCATAGGGAAATCTATTATAACAGCGAAAAGAATGCAAAATGCAAAATGCAAAATAATTCTTAGTAGTTGA
- the acsC gene encoding acetyl-CoA decarbonylase/synthase complex subunit gamma, with protein sequence MALTGLQIQKLLPKTNCRECGSNTCMAFAMKLAAKKAAITECPYASEEAIRVLGAASEPPVRAIVLGPDRTLILGEETVLYRHEKTFFRQTALAVNINDTDPSAMIEETLKAVRDYRLERVGETFRIDMVAVTHAGRDMDSFASLAEKAWETTGRPLVLRSDSPAALEAASVAVKGSRSVLSAATPETVEELCNSAKRNDHVLAVTAPDLDGLFQCASKLREAGFHDVLLQFRTSSLAEHFQTNFAVRRAALKDAVKPLGYPFLRFLDHSIDLLEIAAGAITEINKYGGICVLPAFDPALMATLMTLRLNIYTDPQKPIQVEPKVYPIGDPQPDSPVFVTTNFSLTYFTVSGEIENSGTSGWLVVPECEGMSVLTAWAAGKFSGASIAKFVKEVGLENQVSTREIVIPGYVAQISGELEENLPGWKVLVGPQDAADIESFIKMKNAK encoded by the coding sequence ATGGCATTGACCGGTTTGCAGATTCAGAAGCTGCTTCCTAAGACAAATTGCAGAGAATGCGGATCAAATACCTGTATGGCCTTTGCTATGAAATTAGCGGCAAAGAAAGCTGCGATTACCGAATGCCCTTATGCCTCTGAAGAGGCGATCCGGGTGCTCGGTGCGGCCAGCGAGCCGCCTGTCCGGGCAATTGTACTAGGACCAGACCGGACCCTGATACTGGGTGAGGAAACAGTCCTTTACCGGCACGAAAAGACCTTCTTCCGCCAGACAGCCCTTGCCGTTAATATCAATGATACCGATCCTTCTGCGATGATCGAAGAAACGCTGAAGGCCGTCCGCGATTACCGGCTGGAAAGGGTTGGCGAAACATTCCGAATTGACATGGTTGCCGTAACCCATGCGGGCAGGGACATGGATAGTTTTGCTTCTCTTGCTGAAAAAGCATGGGAAACAACCGGACGACCATTGGTGCTCCGAAGCGACAGCCCGGCGGCGTTGGAGGCCGCCTCTGTGGCCGTGAAAGGTTCTCGCAGCGTCCTGTCCGCTGCTACGCCGGAAACGGTGGAAGAACTGTGCAACTCCGCGAAGAGAAATGACCATGTCCTCGCTGTGACAGCCCCCGACCTGGACGGCCTGTTCCAGTGTGCCTCGAAGCTCCGGGAGGCGGGCTTCCATGATGTCCTTCTCCAGTTTCGGACATCATCTCTGGCCGAACACTTCCAGACGAACTTTGCTGTCCGCCGTGCCGCCCTGAAAGACGCTGTCAAGCCCCTCGGGTATCCCTTTTTACGCTTTCTGGATCATAGCATTGATCTATTAGAAATAGCTGCCGGAGCAATCACGGAAATCAATAAATACGGCGGTATCTGCGTCCTGCCCGCCTTTGATCCCGCGCTCATGGCCACACTCATGACGCTCCGTCTCAATATCTACACCGATCCCCAGAAGCCCATCCAGGTGGAGCCGAAGGTCTATCCCATCGGCGACCCCCAGCCCGATTCTCCGGTTTTCGTGACGACCAACTTCTCACTCACTTATTTCACCGTCTCAGGCGAAATCGAAAACAGCGGGACAAGCGGCTGGCTGGTGGTCCCGGAATGTGAGGGAATGAGCGTGCTTACAGCATGGGCGGCGGGAAAGTTTTCCGGCGCCTCCATCGCCAAATTCGTTAAGGAAGTAGGCCTGGAGAACCAGGTATCCACGCGCGAGATCGTTATTCCCGGCTACGTCGCCCAGATCAGCGGGGAACTGGAGGAAAACCTGCCGGGCTGGAAGGTGCTCGTCGGTCCCCAGGATGCCGCAGATATTGAAAGCTTTATCAAAATGAAAAATGCAAAATGA